In Trachemys scripta elegans isolate TJP31775 chromosome 25, CAS_Tse_1.0, whole genome shotgun sequence, the sequence AACCTAAAATCCAGGAAAGGAATATTTCAGATACATGGGTgtgtgggctgggggaggggctgcggtGGAGGGGGTAGACTGGGTAGGGCTGGGGCATGGCTGAAGCAGGGGCTTGAAACCGAGCTAGAAATGGGAGGGAGAGGCACAGCTCAGTGTGTACTTTGGGCTACATCGGCAAGGTAGCAGGCGTACTTCTAGTAAGCTGCTAAATTAAGATGTGTGTTCAGCTGCACAGGGCGGGGGACAGCAAGGGGTAACTTCCGCCAGGCGTCTGCAGTAAGCATCTTGTGCCGGATCCTAGGCAAAAGGTTCCTGGGTTCAACCTTCCATCTTGGTCAGTTCTGAACCAACCTTGGCACATATGGACACataatgcacaaatggaaaactAGGGGCTAGTTCCAGCAGGAGAAAGCCCCCACCAACCCCCTGTAGTCCCAGTGAGTGCTGCAGCCCAGAGTGGCAATGAAGTGAAGGACTCAAGAAGGGGCTAGACTGGAGCAGCTGAAAGTGGTGAGtgctgggaggaggtggggcacaGGAATGGTGAAGAACAAAGATCAGAGATTGGATACAGCATGGGAcagacaggggtgaaagtaacttaagggacttactgGAATGCAGGGCCGGGTACTGAGCAGGGGCCGGGGCCTCAAccgaaaggggcagggcctttaaatccccaaaCCCTTTAAGTCATCTTCCTTTCTTTAAAGATGGgtacaatatttgcttttttccaatcatccgggacttCCCCCGATCACcagaagttttcaaagataatggccaatggctctgcaatcacatctgtcaaatccctcagcacccttggatgcattagctccggacccatggacttgtgcatgtccagcttttctaaatagtccttaacccgttctttcaccactgagggctgtttACCTCCTCCcgtactgtgctgcccagtgcaccAGTCctggagctgaccttgtctgtgaagaccgatgtgaaaaaaagcattaagtacttcagctttttccacatcatctgtcactaggttgcctcccccattcaataaggatcccacactttccctgaccttcttctttttgctaacatacCTACATAGAAATTGACTTTGAACCTAATGAAAATAAGTTCCATTTGAAATACAAATCATTCAAATTTATAGTGGGTCAGTATTCTCTACACTATTTCTCACACACATTCCCCCACCCGAACCTTTGCAGTGAGGTTTTACATCAGGACATTTTAGGTCAAAGGAGGTAAGTTATATCAAAGAAGCTTTTCAGGATTAGCCACCATTTCCTATATTACTAACTAAAAGAAAAAGAactgaagttttatttttccaGTATAATTCAGTTGATCACATAATTAAGTCTCTTCTTCATTAAAGAGTAACTTCATGTTTAACTTCATTTTGATTGGTAACAGTATATATTCAATAATTAAAGAATCTTCTCATATgtgttagttttcttttaatcccCTTTTTCCACCAGTGAACCCTTGAGTATAGTTGTGCTTAGGGATTAGATACAGGCCTGGACCAGAATCTCTATAAGATGACAGAGATGAGGTTTCTAttaaaaaatagctattttttctGCAGCCATCTCACATTCAACACTGATTTCATCCTACACACATTTATATCACCCACAAATGGTGAGTTCAAAAAAACCACCACTTCTGTTTCCTCCACATCTACATCATTATTGGCAGTGTCATGGGGTTGATACATCCTGTGGCAGGGTGTGTGGCCACATAAGGAAgaaggcaggggtttggggggaaagAAATCTCCCCTGGGTCAAGACAGCTTCTTTTCAGGTGGTGACTCCATCCAGTGGTGGGTGCAGTGTTGGGTAGAGGAACCTGGgaccaccctactccaccaggtcctgacccagggccttGAGGAACCAATACTCCTGTGTCCAGGCTTGATCTCTCACTGCAACAGTCCcgttccctgggtcacttcccacCCTTACTTCCAGCATTGCTAATGTCCTGGCATCCGGCGTCTCTTCTTGGCCATCCTTGGCAGTTGACTGGGTGTCTGCAGGGGCCTCAGTGCGGCTTGACGTTGCAGCCTGGGGGTCTAGCAGCTTCCTGTCAGGAGCCCACAACATAGGTTTTCTCTCCTCCTCAGTCCACCCaggctgagctgagctgctcccttttatactctGTCTCCAGTCGGCCCATGCCCAGAGAGGGCGAGGGGATGTGGCCTCTTCAGCCCACAGGGTGCAGTTAACCCTAGCAGTGCCAGTGCAGGGTTGATGCACCTCATCACAGACAGCATTTCCCAAATGTTGGGATTAGCTAGGAGATCTCCTCAGGAGTAACCTCATGTAGGGACTGGGTTACAAATACCTTGGGAACCAAATACCTGGGCATTTTGCCTAGTTCCAAGTCACTTGCTGTGGAATTCTATCCCTGGATCATCTGAGACAATATTGCCTTAAACAACTGAATTACTTTGTGATCATGTGCACTTACTTCCATCAGTTACATGGTTTGGGGTCTGCCGCTGTTCACCTTTTCAGAGTGGAGGTTTAAACACACTACAGTTTCTTTGATAATATGTCCAACAGCTTGGAGTAGTCTCTCCTGTTGACTGAACTGCATTTGAATTTTCTCCATGTCACCATGCAGGgatagggggaaaaacaaacctgAAGTAAAGAATGATGGTCATTTGTCTGAAATTTCCCAATAAATCTGAGCTACGTGTGTCAAACGTTATATGACCAAGGAGCCTTTATGAAAGATAGAAAACCCGTATCACAGAGAGGTAGAAGacactttcattttcatttaaaggGAAGTTCCAGAGTAGGTTACATCTGATAACTCAGAATCAGGATGAGAGATTCTCCCATAAAACCTGCTTCATTTAGTGCTGTCTCATTAGTGTTATTTACAAAAGTTTTAGCATCTTCAtaaaggggggggcggggagacagCCAATCTTCCCAGAAGTGGCTTTGCCAATTGAGGGGAAATGGGATTTGAATGGTGCTTGGGATCCATTTGAAATCCCCTTCCAGGTCTGTGACACATTCATCTCCTGACAGAGTGATTAATTTAGGATCAAAGACATCCAAGCACCATTCCCAAGCACGGATAGCTAAGAATACTACCTCACCAGAAACTTTGGGAAGTGAAGGAATATGAAGGGGGGAACTGTGCATGGCTCAGCCAAAGGTAACAGTTCTGGGGTGATGGGGAAGGACGGAATGTCTGAGTCACCCCATCTCCTTCCAGTGTCACAGAGCCTGAAATTACCCTTATTTCCCTGACACTGCTCAGGCTCTTCACTATATTTAAATACgttttaaatgagaaaaatggTCAACAAAATAACTGCTGTTCAGCATGATCCAGGGTAATGTGAGAACAACTGGGAACAAGACAATCTGTCCTCAAAGAGGAACTTCACGTCTCTAACAATAACTTTGCACTGGGAGGAAGAGTATAAATGTGATTCTCCAGGTTTGTTTAGACAAGGAAATGTGATGGTGGTTAGGTCAGATCAGGAGGAAATATGCAAGATAACCCCACCCACTATCCATTGCCCATGTCTTTAGTGCAAGAATAGCTGTCTTTTTACATCAGGAAAGTGAACTCAAGCTAGCTAACTACATGGCAACCACAGTGATGAGGCCCAGGTAAATTTTACCTCAATGTAGCTGGTTGAAGACACCCCCTATCTCCCTCATCGGGGTGATGGACATTCCTGGTAAAAAGACCACCCACTCCCATGACTTGCAGGACAATGTTGTTGATAGAAAAGACCACAGGATCCACCCCAAAGATGGGTAGGCTTCAAAAGTGGGCAACTCATATGTGGGAGCTGAGGGACTACAGTGTGCAAAAGATGCAAACAGCCTTAAAGACCACTACCTGGGAACtgtcaaaagaataaaaaaaaaaaatcttctgacaGCTCTAAAGAATGTATTTATGAAGTTTATCTCCTTTACGGATTCTCTGATGATAGAGAAGGCCTGAGCTATAAGTGAAGCTTTTCCCATACTTgcagcattcatagggtctctgcCCTGTGTGGATTCTGTAATGTGTAATAAGGGTTGAGCTTTGAGAGacgcttttcccacactcactgcattcatagggtctctctcctgtgtggatcctctgatgcgtAGTAAGGTTtgagctctgagtgaagcttttcccgcactcgcaACATTCGTAGGGTCGCTCTCCCGTGTGCATTGTCTGATGAGAGATAAGGGCATAtctctgagtgaagcttttcccacactcacaggaTTCATAGGGTCTCTTTTTTGTGTGGATTATCTCATGTCAAATAAGGGCTGAGTGGTAattgaagtttttcccacactcactgcatgtattctctctcttttccctgagGATTTTCTCCTGGGATGTAGTTTCCTTGAGGTCCCTGTGAGTTCTCTGACAATTAATGGATTCATCCATTCTCTCCTCTGAGTggtttccctgctctctctctggtCTGTGGTAACTTTCATCAGCTTTTCCCTGCTCACAGGGGCTGGACACATTCCCTTTGGATCTTCGCAGTAATTCGCCATGTGCTTCGACTAGCTCAGCATCTTCCTGGTGAGGATTCTGCTCCTCGTTCTCCCTCACCACCCCATCACCTGCTAGAATGGAAGAGAAATCTCAGAATTGGGGGTggaaaggcagagagcaaacccAAGTAAGTGctggagagacagaaaataaaaatcgGGGACTGAATTCCCCCAAACTCTTCCCCACAGGAGTGAGCAGAGGGGATCAATTCTGCTCCACATCCAGGACCGGCCTTTAGGGTGGGCCGTATGGGAGCCCCACCCAAGTGGGTGCCAGGCACAGGGTTTGGATTCCCTCCTGACCTGCTGCCGAGAGGCTCACTGGGCTGATGAAAGCGGCACAGGATGCAGATAAGCAGCTgtgtgggggagtgggagagacctgagctgcagggggccattaGACAGCCAGCCGCCAGAGCCAGGTGACTGCTCCGGAGCAGAGgggcccctcctccaccctgctgcatgtgtgcagctgctgctgttcctgtctCCCCACCCCGCACTCTCTGTTCACCCCTGGAGTCGCCCATGGCCACTCTGGACTGGGAGCATCCTCCTGACTGCTCTgtgggggggaggtgctgattgatggggggtgtctccctccccctcacccatgTACCTGATTTCCACTACACTGGGGTGACGGGACAGGGAGaatctgtgtgtgctgctgcctctctggggccagagctgctggcagctgcttgtgTCTGAACAAGCCGTAGTTCAGGCTCCTGACTATCagtgctttcttaaagagacagcgcactcactcactcaggcacacacacacacacacacacacacagtccccccAACACAGAAACCAgggctctctgcatccaggtcacttcccCACCGGGGCTGTGCTGaggcatcaggagctgctgctctcctgccctccccttacTCAGCCCACAGGGAAAGTGACCTGGGTGCAGGAAGCCCTGATGTTGCTCCTTGCTCCactctcccagctccccagggctgcatggggcagaggagcagcagtCCAGTAGGGgagtgagcagcaatgccagctgctttgtgcatccaggtcagtttccccacgtGAGTGCAGAAGGGGGATGCCGGGGTTAGAggcaaagggggcacagtgcaggggttaatggcacaggagggaggtgcagggggtagGAGTGAAGGGGGCatggtgcaggggttaggggctcAGGAGAGCGATGCAGGGGGTAGCAGTAAAGGGTTGCATGGATTGGGGCACAGAAGTGGAGTGCAATGGCTGGGGTGAAGGGGacacagtgcaggggttggggggaacGGAGGGTGGGTTGCCTGTGGAGCCCATGTGGGACAGGGGCACCAAATGcaagtttgcccagggtgccattttcctaTGGCTGGCCCTGTCCACATCCCATCCAAACACTCAGTAGAAAGGGAGCGAGCTCCTGCCAAGGGGTCAATCATAATCTGTAGGAAGCCAGGAGTGAGATCTGCTGGGGATTACCCTGAACTCACAGAGCTCACAAAGTCTTTGTGGGGAATCCCAGATGTTTCTCTCAGGCACTTACAGTTTCTGGGTTGGTTTAATGTTTCCTCACCAGTGCAGGGACTTCTCAGGATCTCGCTTTCCTCTGAACCAGAGAGATCCAGGACCCACGgctcttcccctccttccagctgggagatcacatagtgtttggaaactggaaaccctgctcaagggaaagaaaacaagggaGATCAGGGGAATTCATAGGCCATTTGTCATAAAAAATATTCTATTGGTTTAATCCCAGTCCATTTTAAACCAATAAAATTGCAGGACCAGCTCCCCAGGTGCTGAAAGGTGCAGAACACTCAGCTTGTGAGGGATTTAATTATTCCCATCTTTGCTGGgaacacacacagccagacatTTATTATCAAGGAGGCTCCTAAAACACAGAGACTGGAACTGCATGTCCCAGAAAGTGAAGACTCCAGACAGAGGGCAAGTCTCCCTGGCTCTGCTTCTAACCGACATCGAGGTCCAGAGACAACGAGAGAGTCCTGGGGAACTGGGAACAGTAAGCATGGGCTGGTGGGGTTCAGTGGAGTAAGGAACAGGAAGGGCAGGGATATCACTGAATGCAGGATCTAAGCAGCATTAGATGTCAGAAAAGCACATACTGCGGCATTAGGGAATCTAGTGAGTCAGGTGTAAAGGGAGGGAATATAAAAAAACACTGTGTGTGGAGAAAGCTGGCAAATTAGATGGCGTAGTTCAGGAACCACAGACAAATTTTTCTGCCAAAGGAGAATGTGAAAAATAAGCATCAGGCCATGTGACTTCAGGAGGGACAAATTCAAAGATCCAAAGAACATGCAGGGAAGAGAGACTGCGGCTCTTGCAGGTGGGAATGGAAAAGGAAGAGTCTCTGTGGTTCATGGAGCCAATTAGTTCATTTGCTCATTCATTGATCATTGTTATGGTCATCTCATATGTTATTTCACATGTAATCAAAGTGTACTAAATAGATTTAAGTTGTAGGTATAGACAGAAGTAAGACAGggagagccctgcatggatacaaaatttgtatccaaatccaatctgcaatccacaaaaaatggtccatggatatctgcagatttgcagggctctaggtACAAAATTTGTACCCGCAGCCGATGCGCAAAAATGGTCCACATTCTCCACTGGGAGACGTGATCAAAGCAAAGGGCTAAGGCAATGAATCATAAAATCTTctaatatagggctggaagggacctcaagaggtcatctgctCCATTTCCGTAGCCCTGTGGCAGGATCAGATATAAGTATGCCAGAagtttgtctgacctgttcttaaaaccctcctgtgacaaggattccacaacctctgtttGTAATCTATTCCAGTATTTCCCTATCCTTATAGCCAGAAAGTTTTTTGTATTACTTACCCTCAACCTCCCTTGCAGCAGATCAAGCCAATTACTTCTCCTccaaccttcagtggacatgacgAACAATTAATCACTGTCCTCTTATGACAAcccttgacatatttgaagacaacCCTCACTcgtttctcaagactaaacatgcccagttctttcaaccttctCTCACAGGTCATGTTCAAGGACCAGGAGGTAACTTTTTCCTTCCAAATGGAGATGCGCAAGGATGTTGGAGTAACTGAGACAGGAGAGGATGACAAGAACTCTAGCTGCATGGATGGTTAGGAAAGGCCAGGTGTTAGGGAAGTTatgcaaaaagaaaatgcaagGTGTAGGCACAGCCTGGATAGGAGGCCCTAGAGGGAGCTCCATGATAAAGGTATTGCACAGTTACAGgcttgagtgacaggcaggatgatGGTGCTGTTTGCGATCGTAGAGAAAGAAGGTGGGAGGAGGGCTTGGGGGAAATATTAAGAACTTTGCTTCCATGGCTCATCTTTAGCTGATGGCTAGATATCAATGAGgacatgacagagagagagagagagaggctgagattTCAGTTGGGACAGAAGACAGTCAGGAGCAGAGAGCTAGAACTGTGAGTTAGGAGCacagagatggtagttgaatgtgtgtgtgggaatgagattacccagaaataaggtgcagaggaagaaaagaaggggaccaaggacagagcccggTGGAACCCAAACAgaaggttggaatgggggtgagcCAGATCATTCTAAGGACACTCTAATGCAGCAattggagaaggaggaggatgtgaCTCATCATGGACCTCTTGATGCcacctggcagagggcacagggagcCTAATGTTTTATTGGGATCCCACAGACCAGGTACATGCATATTAATTCACCTAAAGGTGGCATGTCAGGTGTCTGTCGAGGAACTAGTTAGGAAGGTTTTAGGTAGCTCTTAAAAGCTTTGCCAGTCCAGCGCTGTTGTTTAAAGCTGTGAAAAAGTGCACACACgcatgtgcacacatgcacaccacCCAACATAGCTCTGCTGGCAAAAGCTCAATTATAGACACAGCTATAGTGGCAAAagtgtccattttttaaaataggaaactaAATGCTCATAAGCTACATTAATGGAGAGTTCAGGTTGTCCAGTACTGTCTCCTGCTTTGCACTGTAtagaacaggggcgggcaaactttttggcctgagggccacatcgggtttcggaaattgtatggagggccagttaggggaggctatgcctccccaaaaaGCCAGCCGTGGCCTgtcccctgcttcttgccccctgacggccctgccctgggactcctgccccatccaacctcccgtGTTCCGATGGCCCCCCattacccctgccccatccacccccccgctccctgtcccctgactgccctggaaCGCCCACtccaactgccccccaccaccctatccaacccttcctctcattcctgaatgttcaccccgggacccctgccccatccaaccaccccttctccctgaccgctgccccctgctgacccatccaaccccccctcattcctgactgcccctgggaCTCCTGTACAAATTCAACCtccccgttccctgccctctgactgccctgacccctatccacacccctgctccctgaccaccTTCCAGAaatcccctgccctctatccaacccaccctgctcctggcccccttaccgcgctgcctggagcaccagtggctggtggcACGTCTgtggccggagccagccacgccaccgcgccacctagagcaccgggtcaggccgcggctctgcagctgcactgcctggcTGTCCAGAACATTCCGCCGGTGGTGTGGCGcattgaagctgcaggggagggggaacagcggagatggggctgggggctagccttccaggccaggagcttgggggctgggcaggagagtcccgtgggctggatgtggcccgcaggctgtagtttgccaacCTCTGGTATAGATGGTGGCTAGCCTTAAACCTCTGCAAACCAGGAAATGAGAAGTTAATGTAAATGCCACCCCTtcaatgcaaccttaactttgcccccAACCCTTAACCCTGCAACTAGCAAGAACGACTGAGAATGGTTCTGTGTGGGCAATGCAAAGGATAACAAACTGACACAGGAACTCAGGTATTCAGCTCAATGGAGCAGTAATGGGATGAATTCTATGGTCTGCGTTATAAAGGATGCCAGAGTAGATGACCTAATAGTCACAtctggacttaaaatctatgaacctacAATCGATACAAGGAAAGACTAAGAGAACATGCCATTGTCTGTGTTGTGTTCACAGGTGGGAATACCAGCATTTATCCGCATGCCCTCCAGCTGTGTGCACTGTGTCAGCTGTAACTGGATGGTGGAGGGATTGGTTGGAGCAGctgggcagagctgtgactgtACTATACAGAGAGGCTCATGTGAAACTTGGGGGGCCAATTCTGCCTCATTTCCATGAGGAGTGTTGCAGACTTTGTCAGCAAAGGTGCCCAAGGATGTGTTCTTGCCATGGGGATTGTCAGCACTCTGGTGGCATATGTTCAAGTGATCTGTGGGGCTTAGTGAGGGGTAAGTGAAGGCAGTGACTCAAAAGGAAAACTCAGGTTGAGGACAAAGGGGTGGTAACACTCTGCAAGTCTCAGATGGTCTGTGTGCAGGAGCTTCGGTACTGGAGAGCAGGACAGGGGAAGAAGCTTCTGTTTGCTATGATAGGGATGGACCCGAATATTATCTTAGCAAAGAGAAGTTGTTAGACATTCTGCTGTACTGCTCTGTTCCCAGAGTGTTCTGtaacaggggaggggagagggctagTATGTGTGTCACTGGCATGTTGGGGTGATGCTGaaacagggcagagcagaggtggtaTTGTGGGGGTGGCGTGaaccttaactttgcatttcctcTTCTAAGAACTGAGGGGACgggaatccttacccagcgaggtcacattctcatagttctcctgcatgatgtCTCTGTAAAGGGCTCACTGAgaggggtccagcagagcccactcttccatggtgaaatacacagccacctcctcgaaggtcaccagcCCCTGAAAGAGCAGGATTCcaacactcagtacctgctgccccactcacagccccactattcatgggggagaggagggaatcaAATGGAAGCTCTGAGAGAGAAAC encodes:
- the LOC117870061 gene encoding zinc finger protein 2-like isoform X2, coding for MQENYENVTSLGFPVSKHYVISQLEGGEEPWVLDLSGSEESEILRSPCTGDGVVRENEEQNPHQEDAELVEAHGELLRRSKGNVSSPCEQGKADESYHRPEREQGNHSEERMDESINCQRTHRDLKETTSQEKILREKRENTCSECGKNFNYHSALI
- the LOC117870061 gene encoding zinc finger protein 2-like isoform X1 codes for the protein MQENYENVTSLGFPVSKHYVISQLEGGEEPWVLDLSGSEESEILRSPCTAGDGVVRENEEQNPHQEDAELVEAHGELLRRSKGNVSSPCEQGKADESYHRPEREQGNHSEERMDESINCQRTHRDLKETTSQEKILREKRENTCSECGKNFNYHSALI